From the Helianthus annuus cultivar XRQ/B chromosome 17, HanXRQr2.0-SUNRISE, whole genome shotgun sequence genome, the window ACAAAGAGACAAAAATTAACTAAAATTTATGTGGAAGGTGTCATCACATATGACTTTATCTAATGGTTTGGATAAAAAAATGTAGCTTAACCAATGTATGATTAGCATATGATTAATATATCTCATCCTCGGAAGAATGAACTATTTAGTGCCTTTATCTAAGGATTTAGGGACACAATATTTATATGTAGTGCTTTGTGAGTGTTGAGCATTGTAGACTATAGAAAGTTAGTGACATATATATATGTCATGCACCATATCTTGACCTACCTAACCAGAAAACATGATGCAACAATCAACATGAAACTATTTaatgaaaaagtatatcgtacattatggcttaacgtacttcacgtacaacaatgTGCGtaatttgttctataacatgcgtgattaatgttttcaatatgcgtgattattgtgtttcaacatgcgtgattttggatttttgagttacaacgtgcgtgattttaaaatgaacgcgcgtaattacctgtcgtacgtgatgtacgttaagccgtaatgtatgtTAACCTTCCTCACTATTTAATAGCCATAGAGAAAAAAACATCTTCCTTTTTAGAATATTATTCTATATATAGAAAGATCGACCGAATCTTGGGCATATATATACACTCAAAGCCTTACTAGCAAGCATAGCATCCATACATATCTAACACTTGACAGCATTCTCTTCAGGCTCTTGCTCCTGATCTCCATCCACTTTCGTTTGCTTTTGTAACAATGGCTAACAAAAATGGAGTTGAGTGGAGCATCAGGTTGGGTGATGGATCATCCATGGCGcttgagcctgagcctgagcctaaATATGGAGTGATGAGATTGTGGGACGGTTTAAAGGGTTTGGTGGTTCGGTTTGTGATGAGAGTGTGGATGTTTTTAAAGAAGGCGTGGAACCTCGGAGTAGATGACCCTAGAAAATTCTTGCATAGTCTTAAAGTTGGAATCGCTTTAATGGCCGTTTCTTTGTTTTACTACATGAGACCGTTGTATGATGGTGTTGGTGGTAACGCCATTTGGGCTGTTATGACCGTTGTTGTCGTCTTTGAATATACTGTTGGTAGGTACTTCATTTTAATTTCTAATACCAACATGAGTTTTACTTATAAGTTAAAAGTGTAACCAACtagggtagcccagttggccagccTCACCCATCTCTTCCCAAGAGACCTGGGTTCGAATCCTGTGGCCGGTGTAATACCACACAGGCTCTTCGATCTCGGTGGGGATTCACCGCCATGCAGCCATGGGGCTAGGCTAGCTGCGGAGTTGTAATACTCCTGCGGATGGGAGGTCCGTgcaaatacccccccccccccccataagtTAAAAGTGTTTATTAATGTGTATAAATGTTGCAGGTGGAACTTTGTCCAAGTGTTTGAACAGAATGTTTGCTACTACTCTTGCTGGATTTCTTGCACTTGGGATTCATTGGATTGCTAGCCATTTAGGCCACGAATTCGAGCCGTACATCATGGGGATTTCTCTTTTTTTACTAGGTAATTAACCGTAACAACTAACAAATCTTATCACGAAAGTTTTCAAATGGATTAACATAAGAGCCTAATTAAGTTTCACCAATTAACTAATGATCTTTAATTTGTTACAGCTTCGGCTACAACCTTTTCGAGATTTATTCCTATAGTGAAAGCTAGATTCGACTACGGTTGCATGATCTTCATTCTTACATACAGCCTGGTTTCAGTCTCGGGGTACCGCGTTGACAATCTCCTACGCGTGGCTCACGAAAGGCTATCAACCATAATCATAGGGACTTGTTTGTGCATTATAACAAGCATGCTTATTTTTCCTGTTTGGGCTGGTTTAGAGCTCCATCTTTTGATCCCGCGTAACATGGATAAGCTTGCGAAATCTCTGGATTGTAAGTACCTCAATCATACCTACAACATCATAGATTCATAGCAATTTATGTAGTTTTTTTTCCTAATAAtaatcatcattttcttttctttaaaaggTTGTGTGGCGGATTATTTTGGTCGTGGCGACGAAGAATCTAAGAAAAGTTTACAAGGTTATAAATGTGTGTTGAATTCAAAAACGTCCGAGGAAGCCATGGCAAATTTTGCAAGATGGGAGCCTGCACATGGTCGCTTTAACTTCCGCCATCCGTGGAAGAACTACCTTAAAATAGGCATGTCAACGCGCAACTGCGCTTATTGCATTGAAACACTCACTAGTTGCTTGACCTCCAAGAATAAGGTGAATACCAACTTCTCATTTATTCAAATTTTATCACGCTTTTGGTACatgcatggttgcaaaagtcgctggGAGCttcctagtcggtcgaccggggagttgagagtactcggtctacgcggagagtactcggggagtactcggacatgttaaattataaagaaattactttttggagattaaatatatgtcagataacacaaatttactaatatttataacaaaatacgtgaaaatgatatttattctttaatatgataggcatagaaattatgttatattattatttaagtcaaactagacccgagttgacctactagatccaattctggccgaggttgaccgcgtttgaccgactccaagtaattaggcggagtcaaagaaagtcgccCCGGCAGCctgccttgtagcgactactcggggagtactcagccttggaaaccttgttttacaaccatgggtACATGAAACTAGAACAAAAATCTAAAAAAGCTTCGATAATAATAAAACAGGTTCCGGAATCAATAAAGAAACATCTTGAAGCAGCATGCATGAACCTAAGCACAAGCTCATCAAATGTTATTAGAGAACTAGCAACAGTTGTAAGTTCAATGACGAGATCAGCGAAGATAAATATGGCGGTTGAAGATATGAAGAGCGCGGTTCTTGAGCTACAAAATGACTTAAAATCCCTTCCAGATTTGTTGATCCAAACACATGAACACAAGGATGAAAACAAGGTGGCCTTGAGTGAAATGACCATAATGCCCCTGATCGAGATCATGCCGTTAGTGAGTTTTGCGTCTTTACTGATTGAAATGGCTTCTAGAATAGAAGAAAACATGGTGAAAACAGTTGAAGAGTTGGCGGAATCGGCTAAGTTTAAGAAACCGGAAGATGAAGTAAAGCCCAAACACAATCAGACTAGCAACAAGATTAATGCCTCCAATGACGAAAATATAACGGTCCTTCAACgagtataaatatatataaaaaacttgATGAGTTTTTTTTACTTCCATTTTTTTACCTTTAATGGAAAGTACTAAAGACAACAAAAATGACTTATTTTACCAAATAGACCTATTGTATATAATGATAATTAGATATCTTTTAAAAATAATGTCGTTTGAGATTCTATTTATTAAGAACAGTTTCATTTTCTCTAAAATTATtataatcaaaaaaaaaaaaaatcatggaaATAGACAAATTGACCAAGAAAATTAACAAAATGGAAAATTTACTAGAATGGACAAGTTGACCTTCAAGTTAACGAAATAGACATAAATGTTTCAGTCCGTGGCAAAATAGACAAAAGCGTAGACTAATTAGCCGACGGATAGGATTTAGCCTCTTGTTTCTAGCAAGATTTTTCATCTATCGGTTATTTAGCCTACTTTTTTTCATCTGCTGGCTATTTAGCATACGCTTTACACGTGtctgttttattttattggttttttTTTCTGGACCCCATTGTACTTCACTATGAGTTTTTGTATAGGCTAAGCCTAGCCGTCTTAGCCCACGGATCGTGTTTGGCCTTTTCTGATTAGCTCTTTTTGTCTTTGTCTATTTTGCCAAAACTCAATATACATGTTGATTCCGTTAATTTGAAGGTCAACTTGTCTATTATAGTAATTTTCCCTAAGAAAATAGGCATTGGAATCACCCTGATAATCCGAGTCAGCTAACAAATAATATAAGTCGGCTCCTCTATAGCCCACAATCCGATAAGCCAGCCCCACCATAGTCCACACTCAAAAAAGCCGGCACTTCCATAGCTGACTTTAAGCTAATGTAAAAGTCAATGCTAAGCCGGCACCTTCGTAGCACACCCTCTGATTAAACCGACAATTGCATAAGTGACACAAGTAAAAATTTCAGTTGGGCTGATCAGGGGCGTAGCTTTCAAGgggcccgggggggggggggggtgaccccccgaacttttcgctcagtagtgttatgtatgtacgtttcgtatagaattttttaggtatatacattttcgaccccccggttttataaacaaaatttacttatatagaatttttaggtccggtgacttccgaccccccggttagaaattttcaagcttcgtcATTGGGGCTGATTACTGGTTCAGTTGGGCTGGTATGTCGAGTTGCAGCTGCTGTTCTCTCTTATTCGCTAACCATGATCAGGTTAACTAGCTCCGGACGTATCCGAGAGTCACCACCGTCTCCTGCATACACCATTTCAATGTTAGCGAATCCGGTATCAGTTTCAGAGACAACGACTACTTCAGAAGCTATAGATTTTTTGTTAGAATTTGAAATGCGGTATGGTTAAATGCATCTGAAATTTTGTTCAGGAGAGTTTTACTGATGCGGTGCAGGGGTCGAGGCGTGAGTTTAAGCTGTTGTTTGTGCATGCTCTGGATCATCCGGATATGTGGTTGTTCTGTAAGGAGACTCCGGATCATCCGGATACTTCTAGATTCCCTTTTTGCGCGTCATCATGGCGGCTACGGGTCAGAGTATTTCTCTGCTCCGGCAGGTATCCGATTCTCTGCTATGTATGGTGCTCTAACGCCCAAGCCACGTCAGCAAGTTTGGGCGTTAAACACCGCTCCATCTAGGTGTTATGGGGCCAACGTTAATCTGTTAACGGGCGTGAGGGGATGGGAGCATGAGTCCACCAACTCCAAATCAATCATGCACAcccttcatttttttttcttttataaaatttacaactaACCAGTACACATTTATTAGTGAAAAGTGAGTGAGAGCCTCACGCCTACGTGGCAGCGACGTGAAAGTCACTTTTTCACTTTTTAGTTAAACCATTACACATACTCTATTTTTTTACCGTACATTTAGTGGTCAATCCAGGATTTTATTCGCATGGAGTTACTGTTTTTAGATGCTTGAATTTCATACAAGCGAACATAAAAATTTACGACTCGGTTCAGGTCGGGTCCTAATATAAGTTTGTATTTTCTGATATGTACTAATAATTCATCACGAACTTTAATATATTTGTTAGAGTGTTTGaggtttttttattattaaataatcTCGACAATAAATCATTTTTATATGGCGAAAAATATTATCAAGTCGTTTACATGTTAAAAAAATAACGTATGACTTATGATAAACGATTATTACAAGTTAGATATAATTTTGTGAGTGATACCATTGGCATCATGCAGAATGTTTTTGCCAAAAAATAACATTTGTACAAATGAATGTGGATCTGAGGAATGAATGTTGGTCTGGTTAATTTAATAACGAATGCTTCTACGTATTCGACGAATGTAAACTCGAATTTTGTTTGAAAAATCAATCTAAAGACTATGATTTCTAGATTTACACTTTATAATGAGTTTACGTATTTGTAAGAATAAGATTCAACTTTATCCTTTTCATTAATCCAAAGGGTATAAATAATACAAGAATGATCTAACTAAATCTCCTACAATAATGGAGATAATCTATTACAAATATACAATATgctattacacccccgcagttGAAACGTCTGGGGGACCGATGTTGAGACTGGTTCGGAAATCATCAAATAAAACTCGCGGAAGACCCTTCGTGAAGATGTCAGCAATCTGATGACGAGACGGTACATGTAAAACGCGAATACAGCCACGCTGCACCTGTTCACGAACAAAGTGAATGTCGAGCTCAATATGTTTAGTCCGCTGATGCTGAACGGGGTTGCCGGAAAGATAAACAGCACTGACATTATCACAGTAGACCAAGGTGGCCGTAGAAAGAGGATGATGCAGCTCAAGAAGGAGATTACGCAACCAACAAATATCCGCAACGACATTGGCAACCCCTCGATATTCTGCTTCGGCACTGGAGCGTGAAATAGTTGGTTGACGCTTAGAAGACCATGAAATGAGATTGTCACCCAAGTATACGCAATAACCCGACGTAGACCGACGAGTGTCGGGGCATCCAGCCCAATCCGCATCAGTATAAGCCACCAACCGGAAAGTAGGTACGGGCCCTAAATGAAGACCAAAGTGAGTCGTACCTTGAAGATATCGAATAATGCGCTTTAACGCATTCCAGTGATCAAGCGTAGGAGCATGCATATGCATGCAGACCTGTTGTACTGCATAAGAGATATCCGGGCGAGTGAACGTGAGATATTGAAGAGCACCGGCAAGGCTACGATAGGTGGTCGGATCTTCATATAAAGGCCCAGAGGAGGCGGATAATTTCGACTGTGTGTCAACCGGTGTGGCGACAGACTTGCAGGAGTCCATAGCTGCCCGATGAATTATGTCATTAACATACGCCTGTTGAGATAAAAACATATGATCACCGGTCCTTGTTACCTGTATGCCCAAGAAATACGAAAGTGGCCCCAAGTCTTTCATAGCAAATTCACCCGAAAGGATGTGTAAGAGTCGTGTACGAAGGGCCTCAGAAGATGTCGTAAggataatatcatcgacataaatGAGGAGATATGCAATGTCAGTACCGTGATGATAAATAAACAAAGAGTTGTCTGACTTGCTTTGACGAAAACCCTGTAAGGTGACAAAATCTGTAAACCGCTGGTACCAGGCCCTCGGAGCCTGTTTGAGACCGTACAACGACTTCTTAAGAAGACATACATGGTCTGGGAAGTCCGGATGGCGAAAACCCATGGGCTGATGCATATAAACTGTTTCCTCCAAATTTCCATGTAAAAATGCGTTAGTAACATCCAACTGGTGAATTGGCCACGACTTGGATAACGCAAGAGAAAGAACTAGCCGAATAGTGGACGGCTTAACTACCGGACTGAACGTCTCACCACAGTCTATACCTGTTTGCTGTTTACGACCATCACAAACCAACCTTGCCTTATAACGTTCCAAACTCCCGTCCGACCTGTATTTATGTTTGAATAACCACAAGCTACGTATAATATTCATGTCAGGAGTCCTAGGTACAAGCTCCCAGGTCTTGTTTTTAATAAGTGCACTAAATTCGTTGTTCATGGCATTAAACCACTCTGGAGAGGACAAGGCAACCTATGGAGATTTGGGAATTGGAACGACGGTGGACATGTTAAGGTTAAAAATTTGCTTGGGTTTAACGATACCACTCATAGAACGAGTGTGGATGGTTCGGGTGGAGGTAGTTGGGGCCGATGGCACGAGGTTGGACACGGGTAACGGGACAGTGGGCTGGGAGGTATGTGATGGTGCTAGGCCGACGCTGGATGGGTCAGCGGTGTGGGCTGGTTGGGCTGAAGGGGGTGGGTCAGCGATGTGGGCCGTTTGGGCTGAAGGGGGTGGGGACGGGAAGGTAGTGGATTGGGCAGGGGTGAGTGGACTGTGGTGTGGGCCGAGAACAGGAGAAGGAGGGCTTGGGGATTGGGCCGTAACATGCGGGCCAGGGCTGTGTGAGGGAGGGGAAGTATTAGGAGTGAGGGTGGGTGGAGAGTTGGGCTGAGAAGGTTGGGCTTGTTGTAAGTAGTCCCAAACTAGTGGATTAATAGTCGGGTTCAGAAATTCGTAAGAAGGGGGTTTGGTGGGTGATTGTATGGTATAAGGAAAAATGGATTCCTCAAAGTGAACGTGGCGCGAGATAAATAATTGATGGGAGGTAAGATCGAGACACTTATATCCGCGATGGTTTGGCGGATACCCAAGAAAAACGCAAGGGTTGGACCGATAGTTAAGTTTGTGAATTGTGGTGGAAGGAGTTAGCGGGTAACAGAGACACCCGAAAACTCGAAGATGATCATATTCAGGAATGCAATTGTAAAGCAAGGTGGTAGGGGATTTGAATTGATGTAGTTTGCTTGGTAAAATGTTAAGAAGATATGTGGCAGTTTCTAAAGCATGATGCCACATATTGGAGGGTAGGGAGGCTTGAGCAAGGAGGGTGCGGATCATGTTATTGATAGTGCGGATTTTGCGTTCCGCCTTACCGTTTTGAGAGGAGGTGTAGGGGCAAGATAAGCGAAATTGCATTCCGTTATGATTACAAAAGTTGTAAAAATTTTGATTTGCGTATTCTTTGCCATTATCACACTGAAATTGCTTGATTTTACGTTCAAATTGGGTGTGAATGAGATTATGGAATGTGGTGAAGGTGTTAAAAACTTGAGATTTGTTTGATATGGGATAAGTCCACAAAAAATTTGTGAAATCATCTAAGAACAGTATATAATATTTGTGACCACCGGTACTAAGTACGGGTGATGTCCATAAGTCGCTGTGTATAATATCAAAAGCTGAACGAGTGTGATTAACAGAATCATAAAATGGCAATTTAACACTTTTACCAAACACGCAAGATTGACAAAGAGTTTTATTAAATTTCCCAAAATCAACAAAAGAAGAAAGTTTTAAAGATTGTAATAAATTTTTGCCAGGATGACCCAAACGTTGATGCCAGCGATCTTGAGAAACAGCAACAAAAGCAGATGGTTGGTCGGATTGAAGTGGAAGAGGAAGTGGTTCTGTCAGTGATAAAGATCGCCCGTGCTATTGCATCGTAGGATAGGAGCCCGTGTTTTGAGatccttcacaagaaaaccaaatgggtcaaattcaACAGAAACAAGGTTATCGGTGGTAAGACGACGCACAGAAATAAGATTTTTGATTAAGTTCGGGGCGAACAGGACGTTATTAAGTTTAAGTGGTGGATAGGGGGGTGGGAGGACCTGGTTGCCTTGAGCCAAAACAGGGATTGTCATGCCATTACCaacaattatatttttattagtGCAAGTATTAAAAGTAGACGGGGAGTATATACCTTGCTCATTGGCAGAGTGAGACGTAGCTCCAGTATCCATCACCCCCGGGTCCGATTGATTAAGTGCCAGTGAGTAAAGGGCCTGCTCGATGTCTGTGGGCGAATAAGTGGTGTGATGGGCCTGATCGGGTCGCGGGCCCAAGATGCCTTGTGAAGAAGAGGGAGCCGGCTTCGAAGGGTAAGGGCAATGAGGTTGGGCCGAGTGGGACTGATTGAGCAGGCTGGCCCATTGAGTAGCGGTCCAGTTGCTAGGGAACACGATGTACGGATGTGATGGAGTGGGCTGAGGTTGGTatcggttgttgttgttgttacctcGGCCGGAGGAGTTGCGGCCACGGCCACGTCCGCGGCCTCCTCGTGAGCGATTCCCACGACCGCGGTCCGAAGAATAGTTAGGCTGGGTGTTGAATGACGGCGGGGTAGAGGTGGTGGCAGCAAGAGCTGTGGCGGCGGACTGAGCACCGCGAGTAACTTGACGCTTTTTCTTCTGTTCCTCCATATTGAGCCTAGAACGAACTTCATTAAAATCGGGTAGCGGATCCCGGTTTTGCAGCACGGTAGAGATGCTGTCATATTGGTCAGTCAAGCCGGTGAGGATTTTGATGACTAGCATCCGGTCATCAACCGGAGAACCCACACTTTGAAGTTGGTCAGCCAGATGTTTGGCGTGTTGACAGTATTCTGCCATGGAGGAAAAATTTTCAAGGCATAGGTTGGCGAATTCCTGACCAAGAAAGATAGCCCGCGTGTTTTTATTGTCACTGAACTCGCTTTCAACAGCAAGCCAGGCTTCATGTGCAGTCTGACCCGGTTGAAGGATGATGTGCAGCAGCGGCGTAGAGATGGTGGCATAGATCCACTGGAGCACAACGGCGTCCAGTTGCTTCCAGAGGGTTTCGGCGACGGCAGCGGCTCCCTTGTCTTTAGCCGAGTCGGCAGAGTCAGTGGTAGTAGAAGAGGAGGCGGCTTCCGGCTTAGCGGCAAGGTGATCAATAACCTCATATATTTGACAAAGGACTTTGAAGAGGGTCTTCCAAGTTGTGTAATGGGTTGAATCTTTTTCCAGGATAACTGGAACGTGGGTTTTAATGTTGGAGACGGTGAGAGCGGGATGGAGTTTGGGTTCCATTAGAGAAGAAGCTAAAGAGGGACGAAGGCAGCAAGCCGGCGGCCGGAGAGGGAAGGCAGCGGCGGTGGTGAATAGTAGGGTTTAGGAGAGAGGATCGTTTAGGTATGATACCATGTAAGAATAAGATTCAACTTTATCCTTTTCATTAATCCAAAGGGTATAAATAATACAAGAATGATCTAACTAAATCTCCTACAATAATGGAGATAATCTATTACAA encodes:
- the LOC110922909 gene encoding aluminum-activated malate transporter 10 encodes the protein MANKNGVEWSIRLGDGSSMALEPEPEPKYGVMRLWDGLKGLVVRFVMRVWMFLKKAWNLGVDDPRKFLHSLKVGIALMAVSLFYYMRPLYDGVGGNAIWAVMTVVVVFEYTVGGTLSKCLNRMFATTLAGFLALGIHWIASHLGHEFEPYIMGISLFLLASATTFSRFIPIVKARFDYGCMIFILTYSLVSVSGYRVDNLLRVAHERLSTIIIGTCLCIITSMLIFPVWAGLELHLLIPRNMDKLAKSLDCCVADYFGRGDEESKKSLQGYKCVLNSKTSEEAMANFARWEPAHGRFNFRHPWKNYLKIGMSTRNCAYCIETLTSCLTSKNKVPESIKKHLEAACMNLSTSSSNVIRELATVVSSMTRSAKINMAVEDMKSAVLELQNDLKSLPDLLIQTHEHKDENKVALSEMTIMPLIEIMPLVSFASLLIEMASRIEENMVKTVEELAESAKFKKPEDEVKPKHNQTSNKINASNDENITVLQRV